The following proteins come from a genomic window of Paenibacillus swuensis:
- a CDS encoding PilZ domain-containing protein: MYTNSNLAKKMNYQTSIAASVLLQCKTVVEKEDFVSTGILTYAEGDVIEVEIAEYKLFDLGKPVKLTVYSKAGIYVFHTMVVAKDRGAIMVLNPPDNRKKFKEQRETTRVQVDCKGILLRDHASKDNPDNEPIALSLKNISLSGMGLAVYAYEPIPVGSQMSVRVDIGFPLTCRVEIIRCEFIGQGHYYGVRMLSLTSEQTSAIRAFIVKTQTVTYFSKKKDDASKAAEE, encoded by the coding sequence ATGTATACGAACAGCAACTTAGCTAAGAAGATGAACTACCAGACGAGTATTGCCGCTTCCGTCTTATTGCAGTGCAAGACCGTTGTGGAGAAAGAAGATTTCGTATCCACCGGGATCCTCACCTATGCCGAAGGGGACGTTATTGAGGTTGAAATCGCGGAATATAAGCTGTTTGATCTCGGGAAACCTGTGAAGTTGACCGTATATTCGAAAGCAGGGATTTATGTGTTTCATACCATGGTTGTAGCTAAAGACCGAGGGGCGATCATGGTGCTGAACCCGCCGGACAACCGGAAGAAATTCAAGGAACAACGTGAAACCACACGTGTACAAGTAGATTGCAAGGGTATCTTGTTAAGGGATCACGCATCGAAAGACAATCCCGACAATGAGCCGATTGCTTTAAGTCTGAAGAATATCAGCTTGAGCGGGATGGGGCTGGCGGTTTACGCTTATGAGCCGATTCCCGTTGGCTCCCAGATGAGTGTCCGAGTGGATATCGGCTTCCCGCTGACCTGCAGAGTCGAAATCATCCGCTGTGAATTTATCGGCCAAGGTCATTATTACGGGGTGCGCATGTTATCTTTAACCTCGGAGCAGACGAGTGCCATCCGTGCCTTTATCGTCAAGACACAGACCGTGACTTATTTCTCGAAGAAGAAAGATGATGCCTCGAAAGCAGCAGAGGAATAG
- a CDS encoding GNAT family N-acetyltransferase — translation MEVVTISQARRNDFQEMIQLADLTLPDRMNQHELKKYFELFPDLIFKATHQGQLIGFCCAGIDMYHTTGWLLFSNVHSEFQGKGIGKRFIEARLEALRKFERLQSVQVTVSDGNIPSIRALSAHGFRHRNTEADYYGTGKHRSIYELSLCSWDFQPRFAYPMPLVDMK, via the coding sequence GTGGAAGTGGTGACGATCAGCCAAGCGCGGAGAAATGATTTCCAGGAAATGATTCAGCTTGCGGATCTAACTTTGCCGGACCGCATGAATCAGCATGAGCTCAAAAAATATTTCGAGTTGTTTCCCGATCTGATTTTTAAAGCAACCCATCAAGGACAATTAATCGGCTTCTGTTGCGCCGGCATTGATATGTATCATACAACGGGCTGGCTTCTTTTTAGTAATGTGCACTCGGAATTTCAAGGTAAGGGCATCGGCAAGCGTTTCATTGAGGCGCGACTGGAAGCTCTCCGGAAATTCGAACGTCTCCAATCCGTACAAGTAACGGTCAGCGACGGAAACATCCCTTCGATTCGCGCCCTCTCGGCGCATGGATTTCGGCATCGCAACACCGAAGCGGACTACTACGGTACCGGCAAGCACCGCAGTATTTATGAGCTCTCCTTGTGCTCCTGGGATTTCCAACCCCGGTTCGCTTATCCCATGCCCCTGGTTGATATGAAGTAG
- a CDS encoding DUF2252 domain-containing protein produces MKSLYSPERIKTTHHLLRTHTITTVLNEFDQEIMKLSPDKRREKYAKMTESVFRFFRGSAYLFYFDVTRIPFTFHTPDDRPTWIQGDLHFENFGAFLDEDREIVYDVNDFDEGYLGSYLYDVLRMSVSIVLVAELRGFDPEDCREAVETYLKSYYKQIRRFAEGKEDPTRIRYTEDETTGVIRKLLKKLNKRSVTHLLDGVTDVADNHRRFKSTSELESVGEDQRALLTSAWTEYYSSLDAQLKKEEGFYGIKDVVVKHASGTASIGLDRYYMLIEGGREHGALDDLVLEAKEVRAPVPAYFLPHNDQFWTLFPHQGKRVIMTQRAMHHKADPFLGHFTLGGDHYYVRERSPYKKRVKLEAIETMDDLTTMVKTMGQITAKMHARADRDTEHTLMPYHSEEEIVRAIGKDDEAFVSQLSFAALTYAKQVHSDYEIFCKWTATSDPT; encoded by the coding sequence TTGAAAAGTTTGTATTCACCGGAGCGCATCAAAACTACACATCACCTTCTACGTACACATACGATTACAACGGTATTGAACGAATTCGATCAAGAAATCATGAAGCTGTCACCGGATAAACGCCGGGAGAAATACGCCAAAATGACCGAAAGCGTCTTCCGTTTCTTTCGCGGAAGCGCTTATTTGTTTTATTTTGACGTGACGCGGATTCCCTTCACCTTTCATACTCCGGACGACCGGCCGACCTGGATTCAGGGGGATCTCCACTTTGAGAATTTTGGCGCTTTCCTGGACGAAGACCGCGAAATTGTTTATGACGTCAATGATTTTGACGAAGGATACCTCGGTTCCTATCTGTATGACGTGTTGCGTATGTCCGTCAGTATTGTGCTGGTTGCGGAGCTGCGGGGGTTTGATCCCGAGGATTGCCGGGAAGCCGTCGAAACGTATCTCAAGTCTTATTATAAGCAGATTCGACGCTTTGCCGAGGGCAAAGAAGATCCTACTCGCATTCGCTACACGGAAGATGAGACAACGGGCGTTATCCGTAAGCTGTTGAAGAAGTTGAATAAGCGCAGCGTTACCCACCTGCTGGACGGGGTTACGGATGTTGCCGACAATCACCGCCGCTTCAAGAGCACATCCGAGCTGGAGTCGGTGGGAGAGGACCAGCGGGCTTTGTTAACCTCCGCATGGACGGAATATTATTCTTCTTTAGATGCACAGTTGAAAAAAGAGGAAGGCTTCTACGGCATCAAGGATGTTGTCGTGAAGCATGCTTCGGGAACCGCTTCAATCGGCCTCGATCGCTACTATATGCTGATTGAGGGCGGACGTGAACACGGAGCGCTGGACGACCTCGTGCTGGAGGCGAAGGAAGTGCGCGCCCCTGTTCCGGCTTACTTCCTGCCGCACAACGATCAGTTCTGGACACTCTTCCCTCATCAAGGCAAACGTGTCATCATGACCCAGCGGGCCATGCATCATAAAGCCGATCCTTTTCTTGGCCATTTCACACTTGGCGGCGATCATTATTATGTCCGGGAACGGTCGCCTTATAAGAAACGGGTAAAGCTCGAGGCGATTGAGACGATGGATGATTTGACGACCATGGTAAAGACAATGGGCCAAATTACGGCAAAGATGCATGCCCGCGCGGATCGGGATACGGAGCATACCCTGATGCCTTACCATAGCGAGGAAGAAATTGTCCGTGCAATCGGTAAGGATGATGAAGCATTCGTCAGTCAGCTTTCATTCGCCGCGCTTACTTATGCAAAGCAGGTGCACAGCGATTATGAGATATTCTGCAAATGGACAGCGACTTCTGATCCAACCTGA
- a CDS encoding cytochrome d ubiquinol oxidase subunit II: protein MAESTIAILLVWVIVFVYSILGSVDFGAGFWGMLFGNREGSNAGALANRFLSPTWEVTNTFLVMVVIALVGFFPTAIAMLGTALLVPVSLVLLLLLIRSTFMVYAYSSRKYGKELNIVSGVTGLLIPGLLLSILPISLGGFIDINPEGVPELHFGRLLGSVTLWAHLGFGLTTELFLASLFLSDYSSESGDRSAYLLYRKAALWLGPFTLFFAVITTFTFVPEAQWIRDGIEENFLWFIFSVLAFIFGYSALLWRQGDGTPGVPRVAFTAIIIQYAFASIGYGLSHMPFIIQPYLTVEEGFTDPATFRALLIAYIVGLLILGPAFYLFWKLFLKDKRYLRQE from the coding sequence ATGGCTGAGTCTACGATAGCGATTCTGCTGGTATGGGTTATCGTGTTTGTTTATTCCATCCTCGGTTCGGTGGACTTCGGGGCGGGCTTTTGGGGCATGCTGTTTGGGAACCGCGAGGGGAGTAACGCAGGGGCTCTGGCAAACCGATTTCTGTCCCCGACCTGGGAAGTAACGAATACGTTTCTGGTCATGGTGGTGATCGCGCTGGTCGGCTTCTTTCCCACCGCGATCGCCATGTTGGGAACCGCCTTACTGGTGCCCGTCTCCCTGGTGTTGTTGCTATTGCTGATTCGCAGCACGTTTATGGTTTACGCATACTCCTCGCGTAAATACGGCAAAGAACTGAACATTGTCTCCGGTGTTACCGGTTTGCTCATTCCGGGGTTGCTCCTGAGTATTCTGCCGATTTCCCTCGGTGGATTTATTGATATAAACCCCGAAGGTGTTCCGGAGCTTCATTTCGGTCGTTTGCTAGGCTCCGTAACCCTGTGGGCTCATTTGGGCTTCGGACTGACAACGGAACTGTTTCTAGCCTCCCTGTTTCTTTCAGACTATTCAAGCGAGTCCGGAGATCGCAGCGCGTATTTACTGTATCGGAAAGCCGCATTGTGGCTGGGACCCTTCACCCTGTTCTTCGCGGTGATTACAACGTTCACGTTCGTTCCCGAGGCGCAATGGATCAGGGATGGTATTGAAGAGAATTTCTTGTGGTTCATCTTCTCGGTGCTCGCGTTCATATTTGGCTACAGCGCTTTGCTCTGGAGGCAAGGGGACGGGACCCCGGGGGTTCCGCGAGTGGCCTTCACCGCGATTATCATTCAGTACGCGTTCGCCAGCATTGGTTACGGACTTTCGCATATGCCCTTCATTATTCAGCCTTACCTGACCGTGGAGGAAGGATTTACGGATCCTGCCACATTCCGAGCGCTACTAATAGCTTACATCGTGGGCTTACTGATTCTGGGTCCGGCGTTTTACCTGTTCTGGAAGCTCTTTCTGAAGGATAAGCGTTATCTGCGTCAAGAATGA